ACGGAGCTGCTATGATTGTCACTCTAATGAGACAAAATGGCCATGGTATGCCAATGTAGCTCCTATGAGTTGGGCAGTAAGACGCGATGTGATAGAAGGGAGAAAAGCGCTCAATTTTAGCACATGGAATGATTATAGTGATGAAAAAAAACAAGAGCTCAAAAAGCAGATCTTTAGAAGTGTCATCTTAGCTATGCCACTTCCACAATATCTTTGGCTTCATCCTGAAGCAAAACTCTCATCAAAAGATAAAGAGACTATACGCAACTGGGCGAGTGATGGTAAAGGATATATCGACTATGATGTTCGCTAACCGGCTTTTTTGCTGGTTGCGCCATTTTTGTGTAAAAATATCTGCATGAAAGTTATTTGTGTCAGTGTGTTGCGCAAAGACTTGGTAAAGCTCTTACTTAAATGGTAGTTGTTGATGGCGATGGTAAGCTTCTGTGAAGCAATATGGGGATTTTTGGCGATATCGTTGAGAGCGTGGGAAATGCCTTCTCAGTCAAGATAAAATAAGAAAAAAAGACTGACATGAAAAGATTTGATTTTGATAAGGTAGTAAAAGAGCTACTTGAGGTAAAAAAATAAGTGGTAAAGATGGGGGTGTTGGCGTTATTGGTAAAATAGTTGGTTGAGGCTGCTTTGGACGCAGAGGTTGAATCATATAGCCGATTGAAATGAAGGGAAATGGGGTAAAAGTATCCTATCATTATCAATTCCTAGCAAAACAAATGGAAGAATCTCTCCTATTATTTTAAATATCCAGAAACTATCAGAAAAATTATTTACATTACAAATAATATCAAATCAGTACATCGGCAATTTCGTAAACTGACTAAAATGAAAGGAGCTTTTCCAAATGAAAATTTACTTCTAAAACTACTTTCTATGAGAATATTTTGCTTGCAGTGATGTTAAAGGGAGTGAAAGGAAAAATGCACAGAAAAAATGGAAGATGATGATTGGAAACAGGAATCTTACTCTATTAGTTAGCTATATTTGAAGTAAGGATTGAAAAACCCTTGAAATTTAATTATGGTACAATGCTCTACTGACACGGAATTTTGAACAATCTCAGAGAAATAGTTCATTTATTTGTTCAATCTTTGCTCTTAGAACGACGTTACACAGAAGGAATAGCATATGCAACTACGCTATTTTGGAAAAATCACATGGGCCCTACTATTTTCACTTCTCTGTGGTATCTTCTACTATCTTTCAACACCTCATATACAAAAAAGTTTGCTCAATCAACAAAAGGCTATCTTGTTGCCTTATGTTACAAATGCAAAATCGAAACAAAAGTTTATCTTCGATATCTCTTTTTTCTCTCTCAACCCATTACAAAAAATTGATATCATACCAGATGACTGCGTTGAAAATTTCACAATTAATAAAAAATCAATTTTTATCAAAAATATCGAAGGAAAATGTGACTGGAAAAGGGGTTTTTCTCTCGATATAACCAAATACATCCATCCAGGAATAAATCATATACAATTAGTAATAAAAAATAGAAATGGAAAAAGTGGCCTCTATCTCCATTTTCATTCTCCTATCTCCACTGTTTTTCATTTGCTGTTTTCTCTTTCACTCCTTCTACTACTCTTTTTAGTATCGAATAGATTTTTTTCGAAAAAGCTCTCTTTTTTCATTGTTGCAGGCATTGCTTTGTGCATGATATATCTTTCTTATACTCCTTATTATGTGAGAACCTACGATGTCATCACTCATACTGGGCATTTGGACTATATCAAGATGATAGCAGATCATTTCACATTTCCAAATCCGACGAAAGGCTGGGAGTATCATCAGCCACCTCTTTATTACATTCTCGCAGCGATTGTCTACAAAATATCGCTTCTGCTCTATATCAATCCATACATTAGTTTACAATGGCTATCTTTACTCTTTTTTACAATTTTCATCATCTTTTCAATAAGAAGTTTGCAACTTGTTATAAA
The Nitratiruptor tergarcus DSM 16512 genome window above contains:
- a CDS encoding heme-binding domain-containing protein, with protein sequence MKSFLMYLGAVAVIIGLLQFIPTYEKSNPPTDPQKEIQAPKEVMAIFKRSCYDCHSNETKWPWYANVAPMSWAVRRDVIEGRKALNFSTWNDYSDEKKQELKKQIFRSVILAMPLPQYLWLHPEAKLSSKDKETIRNWASDGKGYIDYDVR